From a region of the Phaseolus vulgaris cultivar G19833 chromosome 6, P. vulgaris v2.0, whole genome shotgun sequence genome:
- the LOC137833223 gene encoding uncharacterized protein, translating to METPFSLVYGSDAMIPVEIHESSPRFLGFVAEESNEERRVNLDLIDEAREEAKIKAEAVKRRVERQYSSKVKLRQFQVGDLVMRKAHPYELENKLSPKCNGPFRVTKAKGNGSYKLETLEGGPIPRSWNAANLKFYFS from the coding sequence ctagtatacggatcggacgccatgatcccagtggagATCCACGAGAGCTCGCCCCGCTTCCTAGGTTTCGTGGCGgaagaatccaatgaagaaaggagggtgaacctggacctgatAGATGAAGCTAGAGAAGAAGCGAAAATTAAGGCTgaggctgtgaagagaagagtggagcgtcaatacagctctaaggtgaagctacGACAATTCCAAGTTGGGGAtttggtcatgaggaaggctcacccttacgagttagaaaataaattgtctcccaagtgCAATGGACCGTTCAGAGTAACCAAAGCCAAAGGAAATGGTTCGTATAAGCTAGAAACTTTAGAAGGGGGTCCAATCCCACGTAGTTGGAACGCggcgaatttaaagttttattt